A genomic region of Pseudomonas migulae contains the following coding sequences:
- a CDS encoding L-serine ammonia-lyase, producing the protein MSLSVFDLFKIGIGPSSSHTVGPMRAAARFVEGLRREGLLTATTCVKVELYGSLGATGKGHGSDKAVLLGLEGEHPDTVNTETVAARLQEIRGNGRLNLLGEHSIAFNEKEHLAMIRKPLAYHPNGMIFRAFDAAGIQIRSREYYSVGGGFVVDEDAAGADRIVEDATPLTFPFKSAKDLLGHCTTYGLSISQVMLTNESAWRPEAETRAGLLKIWQVMQDCVDAGCRNEGILPGGLKVKRRAAALHRQLCKNPESSLRDPLSVLDWVNLYALAVNEENANGGRVVTAPTNGAAGIVPAVLHYYMRFIPGANEDGVVRFLLTAAAIGILYKENASISGAEVGCQGEVGVACSMAAGALCEVLGGTVQQVENAAEIGMEHNLGLTCDPIGGLVQVPCIERNAMGSVKAINAVRMALRGDGQHFVSLDKVIRTMRQTGADMKSKYKETARGGLAVNIIEC; encoded by the coding sequence ATGTCGTTAAGCGTGTTCGACCTGTTCAAGATTGGCATCGGCCCCTCCAGCTCCCACACCGTCGGCCCGATGCGCGCCGCTGCGCGTTTCGTCGAAGGTTTGCGCCGTGAAGGGCTGCTGACCGCCACCACCTGCGTCAAAGTCGAGCTCTACGGCTCACTGGGCGCCACAGGCAAAGGCCACGGCAGCGACAAGGCTGTGTTGCTCGGCCTGGAAGGCGAACACCCCGACACTGTGAACACCGAAACCGTCGCCGCCCGTCTGCAAGAGATTCGCGGCAATGGTCGTTTGAACCTGCTCGGCGAACACAGCATTGCGTTCAATGAGAAAGAACACCTGGCGATGATCCGCAAACCGTTGGCCTATCACCCCAACGGCATGATCTTTCGCGCGTTCGATGCGGCGGGCATACAAATCCGCAGCCGCGAGTACTACTCGGTCGGCGGTGGTTTCGTGGTCGATGAAGACGCCGCCGGCGCCGACCGCATCGTCGAAGACGCCACGCCGCTGACCTTCCCGTTCAAAAGCGCCAAGGACCTGCTCGGTCACTGCACCACCTATGGCTTGTCGATCAGCCAGGTAATGCTGACCAACGAAAGTGCCTGGCGCCCGGAGGCGGAAACCCGCGCCGGCCTGCTGAAAATCTGGCAAGTGATGCAGGATTGCGTCGACGCCGGTTGCAGGAACGAAGGCATCCTGCCGGGCGGTTTGAAGGTTAAACGTCGAGCCGCAGCCCTGCATCGGCAACTGTGCAAGAACCCTGAATCGTCGTTGCGCGATCCGCTGTCAGTGCTGGACTGGGTCAACCTGTACGCCCTGGCAGTCAACGAAGAAAACGCCAACGGCGGGCGTGTAGTCACCGCGCCCACCAACGGTGCCGCGGGTATTGTCCCGGCGGTTTTGCACTACTACATGCGCTTCATCCCCGGCGCCAACGAAGACGGCGTCGTCCGTTTTCTGCTGACGGCCGCCGCCATCGGCATTCTCTACAAAGAGAACGCCTCGATCTCCGGCGCCGAAGTCGGTTGTCAGGGTGAGGTCGGCGTGGCCTGCTCGATGGCGGCAGGCGCCTTGTGTGAAGTACTGGGCGGCACCGTGCAGCAAGTGGAAAACGCTGCCGAAATCGGCATGGAACACAACCTCGGCCTGACCTGCGACCCGATTGGCGGGCTGGTACAAGTGCCGTGCATCGAACGCAACGCCATGGGTTCGGTGAAGGCAATCAATGCGGTGCGCATGGCCCTGCGCGGCGACGGTCAACATTTCGTCTCCCTCGACAAAGTCATCCGCACCATGCGCCAGACCGGCGCCGACATGAAAAGCAAATACAAGGAAACCGCCCGTGGCGGTTTGGCGGTCAACATTATCGAGTGCTGA
- the gcvT gene encoding glycine cleavage system aminomethyltransferase GcvT, whose protein sequence is MSTEQLLKTPLHALHIELGARMVPFAGYDMPVQYPLGVMKEHQHTRDQAGLFDVSHMGQIRLTGPNAAKALETLVPVDIIDLPVGMQRYAMFTNETGGILDDLMVANLGNDELFLVVNAACKDQDLAHLQKHIGDQCTIEPLFEERALLALQGPAAVTVLARLAPEVAKMTFMQFARVKLLGVDCFVSRSGYTGEDGFEISVPAASAEALARALLAEPEVAAIGLGARDSLRLEAGLCLYGHDMNTETSPIEASLLWAISKPRRADGARAGGFPGAETVFAQQQAGVSRKRVGLLPQERTPVREGAEIVNEAGDIIGTVCSGGFGPTLGGPLAMGYLDSAYIAIDTPVWAIVRGKKVPLLVSKMPFVPQRYYRG, encoded by the coding sequence ATGTCCACCGAACAACTGTTGAAAACCCCGTTGCACGCACTGCACATCGAACTCGGCGCCCGCATGGTGCCGTTTGCCGGCTACGACATGCCGGTGCAATACCCGCTGGGCGTGATGAAAGAGCACCAGCACACCCGTGATCAGGCCGGGCTGTTCGATGTCTCGCACATGGGCCAGATCCGCCTGACCGGCCCCAACGCCGCCAAGGCCCTGGAAACCCTGGTGCCAGTGGACATCATTGATCTGCCGGTGGGCATGCAGCGCTACGCCATGTTTACCAACGAAACCGGCGGCATCCTCGATGACCTGATGGTCGCCAACCTCGGTAACGACGAACTGTTCCTGGTGGTCAATGCGGCCTGCAAGGATCAGGACCTGGCACACCTGCAAAAACACATCGGTGATCAGTGCACCATCGAACCGTTGTTCGAAGAACGCGCCTTGCTGGCCCTGCAAGGTCCGGCAGCCGTCACCGTGCTCGCGCGCCTGGCGCCTGAAGTGGCGAAGATGACTTTCATGCAGTTCGCCCGCGTGAAGCTGCTGGGCGTGGACTGCTTTGTCAGCCGCTCGGGCTACACCGGTGAAGACGGTTTCGAAATCTCCGTGCCGGCCGCCAGCGCCGAAGCCCTGGCTCGCGCCCTCCTCGCCGAACCGGAAGTCGCGGCCATCGGCCTCGGCGCCCGTGATTCGCTGCGCCTGGAAGCGGGTCTGTGCCTCTATGGCCACGACATGAACACCGAGACCAGCCCGATCGAAGCCAGCCTGTTGTGGGCCATCTCCAAGCCTCGTCGTGCCGATGGCGCACGGGCCGGCGGCTTCCCTGGCGCTGAAACCGTGTTCGCCCAGCAGCAAGCCGGTGTCAGCCGCAAGCGCGTAGGCCTGTTGCCACAGGAACGTACACCGGTGCGTGAGGGTGCAGAAATCGTCAATGAAGCGGGCGACATCATCGGCACCGTTTGCAGCGGCGGGTTCGGCCCGACTCTGGGCGGCCCCCTGGCCATGGGTTACCTCGACAGCGCCTACATCGCCATCGATACGCCAGTCTGGGCGATCGTTCGTGGGAAAAAGGTGCCACTGCTTGTAAGCAAAATGCCATTTGTTCCACAACGCTACTATCGTGGCTGA
- a CDS encoding cold-shock protein codes for MSQRQSGTVKWFNDEKGFGFITPESGPDLFVHFRAIQGNGFKSLKEGQKVTFIAVQGQKGMQADEVQAEA; via the coding sequence ATGTCCCAACGTCAGAGCGGTACCGTCAAGTGGTTTAACGACGAGAAAGGTTTTGGTTTTATCACTCCAGAAAGCGGTCCGGATCTGTTCGTGCATTTCCGCGCTATTCAGGGCAACGGCTTCAAGAGCCTGAAAGAAGGCCAGAAAGTGACCTTCATCGCCGTGCAAGGCCAGAAAGGCATGCAGGCTGACGAAGTACAAGCAGAAGCCTAA
- a CDS encoding RDD family protein, with protein sequence MSKHLLKPQGDFPAATLGRRLAAMFYDFLLCTALLIVTSGIYKMIQMAIIGEDKMRTLTEAGALDGDPLLSTVLLFVLFGFFAKFWTWSGQTLGMQVWCIRVQNADGSSISLWQALLRFVVSIASLLCVGLGFIWSLFDKQKRSWHDMYSNTQLVRIPKKTK encoded by the coding sequence ATGTCGAAACACCTGCTCAAACCACAGGGCGACTTTCCCGCCGCGACCCTGGGTCGTCGCCTGGCAGCGATGTTCTATGACTTCCTGTTGTGCACTGCCCTGCTGATCGTCACCAGCGGCATTTACAAGATGATCCAGATGGCGATCATCGGCGAAGACAAAATGCGCACCCTGACCGAAGCCGGCGCGCTGGACGGTGATCCGTTGCTGTCGACGGTACTGTTGTTCGTGCTGTTCGGCTTCTTCGCCAAGTTCTGGACCTGGTCCGGTCAAACCCTGGGTATGCAGGTGTGGTGCATCCGCGTGCAGAACGCCGACGGCTCATCCATCAGCCTGTGGCAGGCGCTGCTGCGGTTTGTCGTGTCGATTGCGTCGTTGCTGTGCGTAGGGCTTGGGTTTATCTGGTCGCTGTTCGATAAACAGAAACGCAGCTGGCATGACATGTATTCCAACACCCAGCTTGTTCGCATCCCAAAGAAGACCAAGTAG
- the nadA gene encoding quinolinate synthase NadA, with protein MTQISERLLVQAHLDAKQPKPLTAEEEAYYRAAIAAELKAQDAVMVAHFYCDPVIQALAEETGGCVSDSLEMARFGNAHPAKTVVVAGVKFMGETAKILNPEKRVLMPTLEATCSLDLGCPVDEFSAFCDQHPERTVVVYANTSAAVKARADWVVTSSCALEIVESLMDNGETIIWGPDKHLGTYIQRQTGADMLLWDGACIVHEEFKSKQLEDMKALYPDAAILVHPESPTSVIELADAVGSTSQLIAAAQSLPNKTLIVATDRGIFYKMQQLCPDKVFIEAPTAGNGAACRSCAHCPWMAMNTLERVLKSLKEGTNEIFVDPALIPQAIRPLKRMLDFTQAARMKLAGNA; from the coding sequence ATGACGCAGATTTCCGAACGCCTTCTGGTTCAAGCCCACCTCGATGCCAAGCAGCCCAAGCCGCTGACAGCCGAGGAAGAGGCCTATTACCGTGCAGCCATTGCCGCCGAGCTCAAGGCTCAGGACGCGGTGATGGTCGCCCACTTTTACTGTGATCCGGTCATTCAAGCCCTGGCTGAAGAAACCGGTGGCTGTGTCTCCGACTCGCTGGAGATGGCCCGCTTCGGCAATGCTCATCCGGCCAAGACCGTGGTGGTCGCTGGCGTGAAGTTCATGGGCGAAACCGCCAAAATCCTCAACCCTGAAAAACGCGTGCTGATGCCGACCCTGGAAGCGACCTGTTCGCTGGACCTGGGTTGCCCGGTAGACGAGTTTTCGGCGTTCTGCGATCAGCACCCGGAACGTACCGTCGTGGTGTATGCCAATACCTCGGCAGCGGTCAAAGCCCGGGCGGACTGGGTGGTGACTTCAAGCTGTGCGCTGGAAATCGTCGAAAGCCTGATGGATAACGGCGAAACGATAATCTGGGGGCCGGACAAGCATCTGGGTACCTACATCCAGCGCCAGACCGGCGCGGACATGCTGTTGTGGGACGGTGCCTGCATCGTTCACGAAGAGTTCAAATCCAAGCAGCTTGAAGACATGAAGGCGCTGTATCCGGATGCGGCAATTCTGGTGCATCCGGAATCGCCGACTTCGGTGATCGAGCTGGCGGACGCCGTCGGTTCCACCAGTCAGCTGATCGCGGCGGCACAAAGCCTGCCGAACAAGACGCTGATCGTCGCCACCGACCGCGGTATCTTCTACAAGATGCAGCAGCTTTGCCCGGACAAGGTCTTCATCGAGGCGCCTACGGCGGGTAACGGCGCGGCGTGCCGCAGTTGCGCACATTGCCCGTGGATGGCGATGAATACGCTTGAGCGCGTGCTGAAGAGCTTGAAAGAAGGGACGAACGAGATCTTTGTTGATCCGGCGCTGATCCCGCAGGCAATTCGGCCGTTGAAGCGGATGCTGGATTTCACGCAGGCAGCGCGGATGAAGCTGGCCGGTAACGCCTGA
- the queC gene encoding 7-cyano-7-deazaguanine synthase QueC encodes MTEQLNTTEKRAVILLSGGLDSATVVAMARAEGYSCYTMSFDYGQRSHAELHAAERVARDLGVVEHKVIGLNLNGMGGSALTDRSIDIPEELGEGIPVTYVPARNTVFLSLALGWAEVLGARDIFIGVNAVDYSGYPDCRPEFIESFERMANLATKAGVEGNGFRIQAPLQNLSKAQIVQAGVKLGVNYGLTVSCYQADDNGRACGKCDSCRLRAEGFAAAGISDPTPYF; translated from the coding sequence ATGACGGAACAATTGAACACCACTGAAAAACGTGCGGTCATTCTGCTGTCCGGCGGCCTGGATTCGGCCACTGTCGTGGCCATGGCTCGCGCTGAAGGCTACAGCTGCTACACCATGAGTTTCGACTACGGTCAGCGGTCGCATGCCGAATTGCACGCCGCCGAGCGTGTTGCCCGGGATTTGGGTGTCGTGGAACACAAGGTGATCGGCCTGAACCTGAACGGTATGGGCGGCTCGGCACTCACCGACAGAAGCATCGACATCCCTGAGGAGTTGGGGGAAGGCATTCCAGTCACTTATGTGCCGGCGCGCAACACCGTGTTCCTGTCGCTGGCATTGGGTTGGGCCGAAGTGCTCGGCGCGCGTGACATCTTTATCGGTGTCAACGCAGTGGATTACTCCGGCTACCCGGACTGCCGCCCCGAGTTCATCGAGTCCTTCGAGCGCATGGCCAATCTGGCAACCAAGGCCGGCGTCGAAGGCAATGGCTTCCGTATCCAGGCACCACTGCAAAACCTGAGCAAGGCGCAGATCGTCCAGGCGGGCGTGAAGCTGGGCGTCAATTACGGGCTGACCGTTTCCTGCTATCAAGCTGACGATAATGGCCGTGCGTGCGGCAAATGCGACAGCTGCAGACTGCGTGCTGAAGGCTTCGCGGCGGCCGGAATCAGTGATCCAACACCTTATTTCTGA
- the queE gene encoding 7-carboxy-7-deazaguanine synthase QueE: MQDTLRITEVFYSLQGETRTAGLPTVFVRLTGCPLRCQYCDSAYAFSGGTVRTLDDILEQVAGFRPRYVCVTGGEPLAQPNAIPLLKQLCDAGYEVSLETSGALDISAVDSRVSRVVDLKTPGSKEAHRNRYENIELLTPNDQVKFVICSREDYDWAVSKLIQYGLDRRAGEVLFSPSHHDLNARDLADWVVADNLPVRLQLQLHKYLWNDEPGR; this comes from the coding sequence ATGCAAGACACATTGAGAATCACCGAAGTTTTCTACTCGTTGCAGGGTGAAACGCGGACTGCCGGGCTGCCCACTGTTTTTGTGCGCCTGACCGGTTGCCCATTGCGTTGCCAATACTGCGACAGCGCCTATGCGTTCTCTGGCGGCACTGTCCGCACGCTCGACGATATCCTCGAGCAAGTGGCCGGTTTCCGTCCGCGTTATGTGTGTGTCACCGGTGGCGAGCCGCTGGCGCAACCTAATGCCATCCCATTGCTCAAGCAGTTGTGCGACGCCGGTTACGAAGTGTCACTGGAAACCAGTGGTGCGCTCGATATCTCGGCGGTAGATTCTCGGGTCAGTCGCGTTGTCGACCTGAAAACCCCGGGTTCGAAGGAAGCGCATCGCAACCGTTACGAGAACATCGAGCTGCTCACGCCTAACGATCAGGTGAAATTTGTCATCTGTTCACGGGAAGACTACGACTGGGCAGTTTCCAAGCTGATTCAGTACGGTCTGGACCGGCGTGCCGGCGAAGTGCTGTTCTCGCCAAGCCACCATGACCTGAATGCTCGGGACCTGGCGGATTGGGTGGTGGCGGACAACCTGCCAGTGCGCCTGCAATTGCAGCTGCATAAATATCTTTGGAATGATGAGCCGGGGCGCTGA
- the ybgF gene encoding tol-pal system protein YbgF, with amino-acid sequence MRTCRRAVTVLALSLAPLAVWAAVPVVEDNSGYNNSGSSYPPAGYGTNGAYAGGGVSAPVSAQGELFNQLQSMQEQISRQQGIIEVLQNDVARMKQESLERYQDLDRRIGTGVAPAATPENSSTGGDLNAPGAAAGAGAGAAAAQAPAAGSEPADPAKEKLYYDAAFDLIKAKDFDKASQAFAAFLRKYPNSQYAGNAQYWLGEVNLAKGDLQGAGQAFAKVSQLYPKHNKVPDSLYKLADVERRLGHPDKVKGILQQVVSQYPGTSAAQLAQRDLQRM; translated from the coding sequence ATGCGAACGTGCCGTCGTGCTGTAACTGTTTTGGCTCTCAGTCTCGCACCGCTTGCGGTGTGGGCTGCGGTTCCTGTGGTCGAGGACAACTCCGGCTATAACAATAGCGGGAGTAGTTATCCGCCTGCGGGTTACGGTACGAACGGCGCCTATGCCGGGGGAGGGGTTTCGGCCCCTGTCTCGGCACAGGGCGAGCTGTTCAACCAACTGCAATCGATGCAGGAGCAGATCTCGCGCCAACAAGGCATCATCGAAGTTCTGCAAAATGATGTAGCGCGCATGAAGCAGGAAAGCCTGGAGCGATATCAGGATCTTGATCGGCGCATAGGAACCGGCGTTGCACCAGCCGCAACTCCTGAGAATTCTTCCACCGGTGGCGATTTGAACGCCCCCGGTGCAGCAGCTGGCGCAGGTGCAGGGGCGGCCGCCGCTCAAGCACCCGCAGCGGGTAGCGAACCGGCGGATCCGGCGAAGGAAAAACTGTATTACGATGCAGCCTTCGACCTGATCAAGGCCAAGGATTTCGACAAGGCCAGCCAGGCTTTTGCCGCTTTCCTGCGCAAATACCCGAACAGCCAGTACGCGGGCAACGCCCAGTACTGGTTGGGCGAAGTGAACCTGGCCAAAGGCGATCTGCAAGGTGCAGGTCAGGCTTTTGCCAAGGTGTCGCAGCTGTACCCGAAGCACAACAAAGTGCCTGACTCGCTGTACAAGCTGGCTGATGTAGAGCGCCGCCTCGGTCATCCCGACAAGGTCAAAGGCATTCTGCAGCAGGTGGTGTCCCAGTATCCGGGCACTTCCGCCGCTCAGTTGGCCCAGCGCGATCTGCAGCGCATGTAA
- the pal gene encoding peptidoglycan-associated lipoprotein Pal: protein MEMLKFGKFAALALAMAVAVGCSSKGGDNAGEGAVDPNAGYGANTGAVDGSLSEEAALRAITTFYFEYDSSDLKPEAMRALDVHAKDLKANGARVVLEGNTDERGTREYNMALGERRAKAVQRYLVLQGVSPAQLELVSYGEERPVATGNDEQSWAQNRRVELRK from the coding sequence ATGGAAATGCTGAAGTTTGGTAAATTTGCTGCGCTGGCTCTGGCCATGGCTGTAGCTGTAGGTTGCTCGTCCAAAGGCGGCGACAACGCCGGTGAAGGCGCTGTTGATCCAAACGCTGGTTACGGCGCTAACACTGGTGCCGTTGATGGCTCCCTGAGCGAAGAAGCTGCTCTGCGCGCAATCACCACCTTCTACTTCGAATACGACAGCTCGGACCTGAAGCCAGAAGCCATGCGCGCTCTGGACGTTCACGCCAAAGACCTGAAAGCAAACGGCGCTCGCGTTGTTCTGGAAGGCAACACCGACGAACGTGGTACTCGTGAGTACAACATGGCACTGGGCGAGCGTCGTGCGAAAGCCGTTCAACGCTACCTGGTACTGCAAGGTGTTTCCCCAGCTCAGCTGGAACTGGTTTCCTACGGCGAAGAGCGTCCAGTTGCTACCGGCAACGACGAGCAGTCCTGGGCTCAAAACCGTCGCGTCGAACTGCGTAAGTAA
- the tolB gene encoding Tol-Pal system beta propeller repeat protein TolB — MRNLLRGMLVVICCLAGLATADEKNILVTSGSDRATPIAVVPFGNQGGSVLPDDMAEIIGNDLRNSGYYSPIPKQNMISQPSQASEIIYRDFKALGAQYVMVGSIAPAGGRLQVQYALFNVATEQQVLTGSVSGSVDQLRDMSHYIADQSFEKLTGIKGAFSTRLLYVTAERFSEKNTRYTLQRSDYDGARAVTLLQSREPILSPRFAPDGKRIAYVSFEQKRPRIFMQNIDTGRREQITNFEGLNGAPAWSPDGNRLAFVLSKDGNPDIYVMNLGSRQITRVTNGPGINTEPFWGKDGSTLYFTSDRGGKPQIYKSSVSGGGAERVTFIGNYNANPKLSADEKTLVMIHRQDGFTNFKVAAQDLQRGSVKILTDSTLDESPTVAPNGTMVIYATRQQGRGVLMLVSINGRVRLPLPTAQGEVREPSWSPYLN, encoded by the coding sequence GTGAGAAACCTTCTTCGAGGAATGCTTGTCGTGATCTGCTGCCTGGCAGGGTTAGCGACAGCGGATGAAAAAAACATTCTGGTCACCAGCGGCAGCGACCGGGCTACCCCGATCGCCGTTGTACCGTTCGGCAACCAGGGCGGTAGCGTGCTGCCGGACGACATGGCCGAAATCATCGGTAACGACCTGCGCAACTCGGGTTACTACTCGCCGATTCCAAAGCAGAACATGATCAGCCAGCCGAGCCAGGCCAGCGAAATCATCTACCGTGACTTCAAGGCGCTGGGCGCCCAGTACGTCATGGTCGGCAGCATTGCTCCGGCGGGTGGTCGCCTGCAGGTTCAATACGCACTGTTCAACGTCGCCACCGAGCAGCAAGTGCTGACCGGCAGCGTGTCGGGCAGCGTTGATCAACTGCGCGACATGTCGCACTACATTGCGGACCAGTCGTTCGAAAAACTCACTGGTATCAAAGGTGCGTTCTCGACTCGTCTGCTGTACGTGACTGCAGAGCGTTTCTCCGAGAAGAACACGCGCTACACCCTGCAACGTTCGGATTATGACGGTGCCCGTGCTGTCACCCTGCTGCAATCGCGCGAGCCGATCCTGTCGCCGCGTTTCGCACCGGATGGCAAGCGCATCGCTTATGTGTCGTTCGAGCAGAAGCGTCCGCGTATTTTCATGCAGAACATCGACACCGGTCGCCGTGAGCAGATCACCAACTTCGAAGGCCTGAATGGCGCGCCAGCCTGGTCACCGGATGGCAATCGCCTGGCGTTCGTACTGTCGAAAGACGGTAACCCGGACATTTATGTGATGAACCTGGGTTCGCGTCAGATCACTCGCGTCACCAACGGTCCCGGCATCAACACCGAACCGTTCTGGGGCAAGGATGGTTCGACCCTTTACTTCACGTCAGACCGTGGCGGCAAGCCACAGATCTACAAATCCAGCGTCAGCGGCGGCGGTGCGGAGCGTGTGACCTTTATCGGTAACTACAACGCCAACCCCAAGCTTTCGGCTGATGAAAAGACCCTGGTGATGATCCATCGCCAGGATGGCTTCACTAATTTCAAGGTGGCGGCCCAGGATTTGCAGCGCGGAAGCGTAAAAATCCTCACTGATAGCACTCTGGACGAGTCGCCTACTGTTGCGCCCAACGGCACCATGGTAATCTACGCCACCCGCCAGCAGGGCCGGGGAGTCTTGATGCTCGTGTCCATTAATGGACGCGTAAGGCTCCCGCTTCCTACCGCACAAGGCGAAGTCAGAGAACCTTCCTGGTCCCCTTACCTGAACTGA
- the tolA gene encoding cell envelope integrity protein TolA, whose protein sequence is MQQQREPTASESYFWPSVWAIVLHVLVFGMLFVSFAFTPELPPAKPIVQATLYQLKSKSQATTQTNQKIAGEAKKSAARQTEVEQMEQKLIEQEAIKAAEQKKEDAAQKAEESKKADETKKAEEAKKADEAKKADEAKKTAEAKKAEEKQLADIAKKKSEEEAKKAAEEEAKKAAAEEAKKKIVEDAKKKAAEDAKKKSEAEEAKKKVAEDAKKKAAADAAKKKSQEAARKSAEEKKAQALADLLSDTPQRQQALADEQGDEVAGSFDDLIRARAAEGWARPPSARKGMTVVLQIGMLPDGTVTSVSVSKSSGDGPFDASAVAAVKNIGRLTEMQGMKPGDFAPYRSFKMTFTPEDLAL, encoded by the coding sequence ATGCAGCAACAGCGAGAGCCAACAGCCTCGGAAAGCTACTTCTGGCCTAGTGTCTGGGCGATTGTCTTGCACGTGCTGGTTTTCGGCATGCTGTTCGTCAGTTTTGCCTTCACACCGGAGCTCCCGCCGGCCAAGCCGATTGTCCAGGCAACCCTGTATCAGCTGAAGTCGAAAAGTCAGGCGACCACCCAGACCAATCAGAAGATTGCGGGTGAGGCGAAGAAATCCGCCGCGCGCCAGACCGAAGTCGAGCAGATGGAGCAGAAGTTGATCGAGCAGGAAGCGATCAAAGCCGCGGAACAAAAGAAGGAAGACGCGGCTCAAAAAGCCGAAGAATCCAAGAAAGCCGACGAGACCAAGAAAGCGGAAGAGGCTAAAAAGGCTGATGAAGCCAAAAAAGCCGATGAAGCGAAGAAGACCGCTGAAGCCAAAAAGGCCGAAGAGAAACAATTGGCTGATATAGCCAAGAAGAAGTCTGAAGAAGAAGCCAAGAAGGCGGCTGAAGAAGAGGCCAAGAAAGCGGCCGCTGAAGAAGCCAAGAAAAAGATCGTCGAAGACGCGAAGAAGAAAGCCGCCGAAGACGCCAAGAAGAAATCTGAAGCTGAAGAGGCGAAAAAGAAAGTCGCCGAAGACGCGAAGAAGAAAGCTGCTGCCGATGCTGCGAAAAAGAAATCGCAGGAAGCGGCACGTAAATCCGCCGAAGAGAAAAAGGCTCAGGCCCTGGCAGATTTGCTTTCCGACACGCCGCAGCGTCAGCAGGCCTTGGCGGATGAGCAGGGTGACGAAGTCGCCGGCAGTTTCGATGATTTGATTCGTGCTCGTGCAGCGGAAGGCTGGGCTCGTCCTCCTTCGGCACGCAAAGGCATGACGGTCGTGCTGCAAATCGGCATGTTGCCGGACGGTACGGTGACTTCGGTCAGCGTGTCCAAGTCCAGTGGTGACGGTCCGTTTGATGCTTCGGCAGTTGCTGCGGTCAAGAATATTGGACGTTTGACAGAAATGCAGGGAATGAAGCCGGGCGATTTCGCCCCGTATCGTTCATTCAAGATGACATTCACACCTGAGGATTTAGCCTTGTGA
- the tolR gene encoding protein TolR: protein MARARKKRKPVAEMNVVPYIDVMLVLLVIFMVTAPMLNQGVKVDLPKVSSEALPQDNNTQVLTISIKADKTYYWNLGSEVDTQKQQDKAMTLPQMTDAVTKIIRAGTEGGKRTQVFIRGDKTVDYGSVMGAMGGLQKAGVGNVGLITEAP from the coding sequence ATCGCTCGAGCTCGCAAAAAGCGCAAGCCGGTCGCCGAGATGAACGTGGTGCCTTACATCGACGTGATGCTGGTACTGCTGGTCATCTTCATGGTGACCGCGCCGATGCTCAATCAGGGCGTGAAAGTTGATCTGCCCAAGGTTTCCAGCGAAGCCTTGCCGCAGGACAACAACACCCAGGTCCTGACCATTTCGATCAAGGCTGACAAGACCTACTACTGGAACCTTGGCAGCGAAGTCGACACGCAAAAGCAGCAGGACAAGGCAATGACCTTGCCGCAAATGACTGATGCGGTGACCAAGATCATTCGCGCCGGTACTGAAGGCGGCAAGCGTACCCAAGTGTTCATCCGCGGCGACAAGACCGTTGATTACGGTTCCGTCATGGGGGCGATGGGCGGATTGCAGAAAGCCGGAGTCGGTAACGTTGGCTTGATTACCGAGGCGCCCTGA
- the tolQ gene encoding protein TolQ, which yields MEANVVDHSSMWSLVSNASIVVQLVMLILVAASVTSWIMIFQRSNLLRAGRRALESFEERFWSGIDLSKLYRQAGSNPDPDSGVEQIFRAGFKEFSRLRQQPGVDPEAVMEGVARAMRVAISREEEKLEQSLPFLATVGSVSPYIGLFGTVWGIMNSFRGLATAQQATLATVAPGIAEALIATAIGLFAAIPAVIAYNRFAARSETLISRYYTFADEFQAILHRKVHTSEE from the coding sequence GTGGAAGCTAACGTCGTCGACCATTCCTCCATGTGGAGCCTGGTCAGCAATGCCAGTATCGTGGTGCAACTGGTAATGCTGATCCTGGTAGCCGCATCGGTGACCTCATGGATCATGATCTTTCAGCGCAGCAACTTGCTGCGCGCCGGTCGACGTGCCCTGGAGAGCTTTGAAGAGCGCTTCTGGTCGGGCATCGACCTGTCCAAACTCTACCGTCAGGCCGGCAGCAACCCTGATCCGGATTCGGGCGTAGAGCAGATCTTCCGTGCCGGTTTCAAGGAATTCTCCCGTCTGCGCCAGCAGCCAGGCGTTGACCCGGAAGCGGTCATGGAAGGCGTTGCCCGTGCCATGCGCGTAGCCATTTCCCGCGAAGAAGAAAAGCTCGAGCAGAGCCTGCCGTTCCTCGCGACCGTCGGTTCCGTCAGCCCTTACATCGGTCTGTTTGGTACGGTCTGGGGCATCATGAACTCCTTCCGTGGTCTGGCGACTGCCCAGCAAGCGACCCTGGCCACCGTGGCTCCAGGTATCGCCGAGGCACTGATTGCCACCGCGATCGGTCTGTTCGCAGCCATCCCGGCCGTTATCGCTTACAACCGTTTTGCCGCTCGCAGCGAAACGCTGATCAGCCGCTACTACACCTTCGCCGATGAATTCCAGGCGATCCTGCACCGCAAAGTGCACACCAGCGAAGAATAA